The Fodinibius saliphilus genomic interval ATTAAAGCAGAAACATCAACATCTGCTGCGAAAACAACGCTTTACACTAAGCATCATATTTGTTGCTATTCTATTATTGGGATTTCTCGGTGCCGGGCTCCTGGAGCTTTATCTTTTTCTACCTGCTTCAGTAAAAATTACGCTGGGGATATTTATCCTACTAACTGCCTCTGCTTCGGTATACTTTCTCTCCGACAAATTTTATTCACCATCATTCAAACAATTTTACCAACAGTTTAGCAAGAAGCATGCTCTGCCCCGACTCAGTAATGCGCTGGACCTCTACTACGATACCAACAAAAAAGACTTACCACTTCAACAGGCTGCGATAAAGCAAAATATCGGGGCGCTGGACCAAGAAAAAGTAAAAACACTGCTGAATACTTTTTTGAAGCAACGGCCTTCTCACAATTACTACCGTGCAGGCATATCGGGGCTGGCTGCTACACTGATACTTCTTATCATGTTTTCAAACTGGCAATCCGAAGCTTTACATCGGACGACACACTTCTGGGCAAATTATGCCCCACCCAATCCCTATAGCTTTACCGTAGATCCGGGTACCGTAACTATTGAACAGGGAGAATCAATTACTCCCAAAATAAAATTTGACGCTGAGATCCCCGAAAATCTAAGCCTGGCATTTAAAACAAATATTGAGGACGATTATCGCAAACGAGAAGCAATTAATACTGAAAATAAACAAGCATCTTTTGCTCCTATTTCGCTAACCACCTCGGGGCAATACCATTTTATAATGGATGGCTTTAAAAGCGCTGAATACCAAATCTCAGTGCAATTACGACCGAGACTAGAGCAGTTAACCGTAAAGGTTATACCTCCCTCCTATACCCGCCTCGACACCACCTCATACAGCTACCCCTTTTCCCAGGTAAAGGCTTACCAAGGATCAAAGCTATCATTAAAAGCTACTACCAACAAAACTGTTCAAGAAATTCGCCTCAGGCATAGTGCTCAAGCTGATACCCTATTTGGATACAGCGCTGCAACAGACTCGCTTACTATATCTGATGCATGGGAAGTTACACAAACTGATACCATTTCATTTACAATGACCGGTGAGGCCGGGCTTTCCAATAAGAATAATTTTCGCTTTGTAATTAGCCCAAGGCAAGATCAAGCACCCTATGTTAATATTACCAGCCCAGAAAATAATCGGCAGATGAAAACTGCTGAAGATGTCCTCCTTCAATATGAGGCCGGAGATGACTTTGGTTTAACATCTGCTTCTTTAAAATATGAGCTACAGCAAGCCTTTAAAAAGGAACCCACCCGTGGCAGCATTTCTCTGGGTCGGCCAGAAATAAGTCAGCAAGCACAATACCGCTGGGCTATTCCGGAACTTACCCCCAAGCCCCGGGATGTAATAACGTATTGGATCGAAGTTACCGATAATGACCGGTACAATGGCTACAAAAAGGGGCGCTCACAAAAGATGGTAATCTCTTTCCCTTCTATGACAGAATATATGGATGAACTGGAATCCGAAGAAGAGAAAGTGACAGAATCACTTGATGATATCTCAAAGTCTTTTGAACAGATGGAACGAGAATACGACAAATTCAAAAAGAATCTCAAGAAGAACCCAGAAACAAATTGGGAACAAAAGAAACAGTTAGATCAGGTAGAAAAAGAACGACAAGAAATAGATAAAAAGGTTAAGGACCTCAATAATAAGTTTGAAAAAATACGCGAAGAAATTGAGAACAGTCAGGCTATGTCTCCGGAGACGCTGAAAGCCTACGATGAACTGCAAAAGCTAATGAAAGAGATCAATGATCCAGAACTCCAAAAAGCCTTGGAGAAGCTGCAAAAATCGTTGGGAGAGATGAGTCCGGAGCAGATGCGGAAGGCACTGGAAAATTATGAATTTAATGAAGAGCTCTACAAGCAACGTATCAACAGGACTAAAGAGCTGTTTAAATCTTTGAAGCTTAACAGCGATCTCGACAAGATGGCCAAATCGTTGGAAGAGCTGGCTAAACAAGAAAAACAGATCAGCCAATCAGAACAGTCACCAACGGAAGATCTGGAACAGCAAAAAGCAGTACAAAAAGATCTTAAAAAACTACAGAAACAGATCGAAGAACTCGATAAGAATGCTCCCAAAAAGGCAAAAGAGGAGATCCAAAAGCTAAAAAAGGACTCCCGCAGCCAGATGGAACAAACAAAAGAAGAGCTCAAGAATAATATAGAACAGCTACAAAAACAGAAACAAGCACCAAAATCGGATCCCCAAACACGCCAGCAGCAACGCAACATTCAAAAGCAGATGCAGCAGATGGCGCAGCAAATGAAGTCTGCGAAACAGCAAATGAATCAGCAGCGTAAACAAGTTAACAGTAGAGCTCTCAAGTATATTCTCTATTCGCTGATTAATCTGTCAAAGAACCAAGAAGAGTTAACCCGTGAGACCGAAAACCTGCCGCCCCGTTCGCAAGCATTTGTACAGAAAGCGCGCAATGAAAAAAATATCTCTCAACAATTCACCACGCTTTCCGATTCGCTGTTTAAACTTTCATCAGATATCCCCAGCTTTTCTAATCGTATCAACAAGAAAAAAGTAGAGGTAGAAAATACGCTTAGTCGTGCTGTACATACACTATCAGAACGCGATAAATCGAACGCCATTTATACACAACGGCAATCGCTGGGGGGCATCAATGAACTCTCATCGATGATTGCTTCTCTACTGGATCAGCTACAAAACCAACAGGGCGGTGGTTCAGGCGGAGGCATGAGCATGCAACAGATGATTGAACAGATGCAAAAGATGTCGGGGCAGCAGCAGAAGCTGAACCAACAGATTCAAAATATGATCAATGATATTCAGGGCAATCGCCTCAGTAAAGATCAGATGAATCGTCTTAACCAAATTTCGAAGCAGCAAAACAGAATCCGGAAACAACTTAAAAAGATGCAACAAAGTGGAGAGCTTGAGTCCGGAGATCGCGTTCTCAGTGAACTGGAACGGATGTCGGAACAGATGGAAGATGCAATCAATGATTTGCGCGGCGGACAGCTGGATCAGCAACTTATACAGCGCCAACAAAATATTTTATCACGTATGTTAAGTGCTGAAAAAGCCGTTCAGGAGCGAGGCAAAGAAGACCGTCGCGAAGCCACAACAGCCGAAGAGCAGCAACAGGCTACGCCACCCGATATTACCCTTGAGGAACTACAAAAACGAATTCGAAAGTTACTCAATGATCCTGACCGTACTCAGTTTTCAGAGGATTACCAGCGCCTGATTGAACATTATTTTGAGGTATTAAAAAAGAAAGAGGAAGGAAGTATCAATTAAAAAGATATTTATCCCCTCTAGTTCCTCTCACGTTGTCACTCATCCGTAAAACTTCTATCCCGAGGAAAGCATTAAAATGGAGATGATGATGCTTTTCTAGGGTTTATAATTTGGGGTCTGAGGCGAAAGTTTGAAAAAGCATTAGCTTGTTTACCCCCCGGTATAACGAATTCAGAATTCTCAGCCGGTGACTTTTTGAGTTACTTTTTTCGTCACTGAAAAACAGTAACAAACCTTTTTCTTTTCGCCTTTTACCGTGTCCCATTCTACGTGGTCTTTTTAGCTTTACTGGGCCGACTACCGGCGGATCGTCGTTCTAAAAATTGAACAAGACAAATATGGTGGGAGCTTCTTTTCCACCTTTTGGCTTGATCCAAAAGGCTCGTAAAAAATCAAGACTACGAATTACAGAAACAGC includes:
- a CDS encoding DUF4175 family protein, with protein sequence MKSPLDEPTYQSIQQFLTALKQKHQHLLRKQRFTLSIIFVAILLLGFLGAGLLELYLFLPASVKITLGIFILLTASASVYFLSDKFYSPSFKQFYQQFSKKHALPRLSNALDLYYDTNKKDLPLQQAAIKQNIGALDQEKVKTLLNTFLKQRPSHNYYRAGISGLAATLILLIMFSNWQSEALHRTTHFWANYAPPNPYSFTVDPGTVTIEQGESITPKIKFDAEIPENLSLAFKTNIEDDYRKREAINTENKQASFAPISLTTSGQYHFIMDGFKSAEYQISVQLRPRLEQLTVKVIPPSYTRLDTTSYSYPFSQVKAYQGSKLSLKATTNKTVQEIRLRHSAQADTLFGYSAATDSLTISDAWEVTQTDTISFTMTGEAGLSNKNNFRFVISPRQDQAPYVNITSPENNRQMKTAEDVLLQYEAGDDFGLTSASLKYELQQAFKKEPTRGSISLGRPEISQQAQYRWAIPELTPKPRDVITYWIEVTDNDRYNGYKKGRSQKMVISFPSMTEYMDELESEEEKVTESLDDISKSFEQMEREYDKFKKNLKKNPETNWEQKKQLDQVEKERQEIDKKVKDLNNKFEKIREEIENSQAMSPETLKAYDELQKLMKEINDPELQKALEKLQKSLGEMSPEQMRKALENYEFNEELYKQRINRTKELFKSLKLNSDLDKMAKSLEELAKQEKQISQSEQSPTEDLEQQKAVQKDLKKLQKQIEELDKNAPKKAKEEIQKLKKDSRSQMEQTKEELKNNIEQLQKQKQAPKSDPQTRQQQRNIQKQMQQMAQQMKSAKQQMNQQRKQVNSRALKYILYSLINLSKNQEELTRETENLPPRSQAFVQKARNEKNISQQFTTLSDSLFKLSSDIPSFSNRINKKKVEVENTLSRAVHTLSERDKSNAIYTQRQSLGGINELSSMIASLLDQLQNQQGGGSGGGMSMQQMIEQMQKMSGQQQKLNQQIQNMINDIQGNRLSKDQMNRLNQISKQQNRIRKQLKKMQQSGELESGDRVLSELERMSEQMEDAINDLRGGQLDQQLIQRQQNILSRMLSAEKAVQERGKEDRREATTAEEQQQATPPDITLEELQKRIRKLLNDPDRTQFSEDYQRLIEHYFEVLKKKEEGSIN